In one window of Microbacterium maritypicum DNA:
- a CDS encoding hydroxyacid dehydrogenase codes for MSARRSVPTVVAVVSEELFTEFFSDEDAERLRAVAARLGGTFLRVDRLADAELAEARIVITSWGVGPFDAAVLASLPALALIAHTGATIKPFATDELFDRGILVTQAGAGMARPVAEVSLTFTLALLHRVPEMHNALRSGDGWYDADAVGVQREILGTSIAVIGASRTGRAYLELIRALGAEALLVDPTIDADAATALGAELVPLDEALRRAQIVAVHAPTLPETHHLIGRRELALMRDGAGLVNTARSWLVDEAALIEELQRGRLSAAIDVFDEEPFAADSPFRTLPGALVTPHRAAGTSQGRRRQGRIVADEVEAFAAGRSLAHTVSRDQLSSMA; via the coding sequence ATGAGCGCGCGGAGGAGTGTGCCGACCGTGGTCGCGGTCGTCTCGGAAGAGCTCTTCACGGAGTTCTTCTCCGACGAGGATGCGGAGCGCCTGCGTGCGGTCGCGGCTCGTCTCGGGGGCACCTTCCTGCGTGTCGACCGCCTCGCGGACGCGGAGCTCGCCGAGGCGCGCATCGTCATCACGAGCTGGGGCGTCGGCCCGTTCGACGCCGCGGTGCTGGCATCGCTGCCCGCGCTCGCACTGATCGCGCACACCGGTGCGACGATCAAGCCCTTCGCGACCGACGAGCTGTTCGACCGCGGCATCCTGGTCACCCAGGCCGGTGCGGGGATGGCGCGGCCGGTGGCCGAGGTGTCGCTGACGTTCACGCTCGCGCTGCTGCACCGGGTGCCCGAGATGCACAACGCCCTGCGCTCCGGCGACGGCTGGTACGACGCGGATGCCGTGGGCGTGCAGCGCGAGATCCTCGGCACATCCATCGCCGTGATCGGCGCCTCCCGCACCGGGCGGGCCTACCTCGAACTGATCCGTGCGCTCGGGGCCGAAGCGCTGCTGGTCGACCCGACGATCGATGCCGACGCGGCGACGGCTCTCGGAGCCGAGCTCGTGCCGCTCGACGAGGCGCTGCGGCGCGCGCAGATCGTCGCCGTGCATGCTCCCACGCTGCCCGAGACCCACCACCTCATCGGTCGCCGCGAGCTCGCCCTGATGCGTGACGGCGCGGGGCTCGTGAATACCGCGCGCTCGTGGCTGGTCGACGAGGCCGCGCTGATCGAGGAGCTGCAGCGCGGCAGGCTCAGCGCCGCGATCGATGTGTTCGACGAGGAGCCGTTCGCCGCGGACAGTCCGTTCCGGACGCTGCCCGGCGCGCTGGTGACCCCGCATCGGGCGGCCGGCACGAGTCAGGGACGACGGCGTCAGGGACGGATCGTCGCCGACGAGGTCGAGGCCTTCGCCGCGGGGCGTTCCCTCGCACACACCGTCTCCCGCGACCAGCTGTCGTCGATGGCATGA
- a CDS encoding dihydrodipicolinate synthase family protein — protein sequence MAVPTLRPEAAATLARGAVIPAHPLALTADRRIDERRQRALTRYYLDAGAGGIAVGVHTTQFEIRDPEHALFEPVLALAAEELDARASADVVRIAGVAGGTAQAVAEAELARDLGYDAVLVSPRVAGADERALLERARAVGDVLPVVGFYLQTAIGGPVLDRDFWREFASIPAVVAVKAAPFDRYRTLELVRGVAASGRADEIALYTGNDDAIVADLLSEFHVESPSGARTLRFVGGLLGQWAVGTRAAVALLERAQRAMAGDAQAYRELGLVASDMVDVNQAVFDPGNDFDGVIAGVHEMLRQQGLLDGVWCLDPAEGLSPGQAEEIARVRHAYPDLNDDAFIAENLEAWLR from the coding sequence ATGGCGGTTCCCACCCTGCGACCGGAGGCTGCGGCGACCCTCGCCCGCGGTGCCGTGATCCCGGCGCATCCGCTCGCCCTCACCGCCGATCGGCGCATCGACGAACGCCGCCAGCGCGCCCTCACCCGCTACTACCTCGACGCCGGTGCCGGGGGCATCGCCGTGGGAGTGCACACCACACAGTTCGAGATCCGCGATCCGGAGCACGCCCTGTTCGAGCCCGTGCTCGCGCTCGCCGCGGAAGAGCTCGACGCGCGGGCGAGCGCCGATGTCGTACGCATCGCCGGTGTCGCCGGCGGCACGGCTCAGGCGGTCGCCGAGGCCGAGCTCGCCCGTGACCTGGGCTACGACGCCGTACTGGTGAGCCCTCGCGTGGCCGGCGCCGACGAGCGCGCCCTGCTGGAGCGCGCCCGGGCCGTGGGCGACGTGCTGCCGGTGGTCGGCTTCTACCTGCAGACCGCGATCGGCGGTCCCGTGCTCGACCGCGACTTCTGGCGCGAGTTCGCCTCGATCCCGGCCGTGGTCGCGGTCAAGGCCGCCCCCTTCGACCGCTACCGCACGCTCGAGCTGGTGCGCGGCGTCGCGGCCTCGGGACGCGCCGACGAGATCGCGCTCTACACCGGGAACGACGATGCGATCGTGGCCGACCTGCTCTCCGAGTTCCACGTGGAGTCGCCCTCGGGTGCGCGCACGCTGCGCTTCGTCGGCGGGCTGCTCGGCCAGTGGGCGGTCGGCACACGCGCCGCCGTCGCTCTCCTCGAACGCGCGCAGCGGGCGATGGCCGGCGATGCGCAGGCCTACCGCGAACTCGGTCTCGTCGCCTCCGACATGGTCGACGTCAACCAGGCCGTGTTCGATCCCGGCAACGACTTCGACGGCGTGATCGCCGGCGTGCACGAGATGCTGCGTCAGCAGGGTCTGCTCGACGGCGTCTGGTGCCTCGACCCCGCGGAGGGTCTCTCGCCGGGACAGGCCGAGGAGATCGCGCGGGTGCGTCACGCCTACCCCGACCTGAACGACGACGCCTTCATCGCCGAGAACCTCGAGGCCTGGTTGAGATGA
- a CDS encoding NAD-dependent epimerase/dehydratase family protein codes for MTQHQFTSEAELEEALATPSAGLIDDLARGAGDLVILGAGGKMGPTLAMLARRGMDAAGRQGDAVYAVSRFGDAAIRERLETAGVKVVPFDLIENDDFASLPDAPNVVFMVGAKFGAATNASWAWEVNAALPDRVARRYRDSAISVLSTGNVYPFLPASSGGASEEVQPAPIGEYAQSCLGRERVFEFGAQERGTKVAIIRLNYAVDLRYGVLADIGSAVHAGQPVSVATANVNVIWQGYANEVVLRSLVHASTAPFAINLTGPELLSVESIARRFGTLFDREVTIVDEPQPTALLSDARRCMALFGYPSVSAETLIGLQADWIEKGLPMIAKPTKWAVRDGKF; via the coding sequence ATGACTCAGCACCAGTTCACTTCCGAGGCGGAGCTCGAGGAGGCACTCGCCACTCCGAGCGCCGGCCTGATCGACGACCTCGCACGGGGTGCGGGCGACCTCGTGATCCTCGGCGCCGGGGGCAAGATGGGCCCGACGCTGGCCATGCTCGCGCGCCGCGGGATGGATGCCGCCGGGCGCCAGGGCGACGCGGTCTACGCCGTCTCCCGCTTCGGTGACGCGGCGATCCGCGAGCGTCTGGAGACCGCGGGGGTGAAGGTCGTCCCGTTCGACCTGATCGAGAACGACGACTTCGCATCGCTGCCGGACGCCCCCAACGTGGTGTTCATGGTCGGGGCGAAGTTCGGAGCCGCGACCAACGCCTCGTGGGCGTGGGAGGTCAACGCCGCCCTGCCCGATCGGGTGGCCCGCCGCTACCGCGACAGTGCCATCTCGGTGCTCTCGACGGGCAACGTCTACCCGTTCCTGCCCGCGTCCTCCGGCGGAGCATCAGAAGAGGTGCAGCCCGCACCGATCGGCGAGTACGCGCAGTCGTGCCTCGGGCGCGAGCGGGTCTTCGAGTTCGGCGCCCAGGAGCGCGGTACGAAGGTCGCGATCATCCGCCTGAACTACGCCGTCGACCTGCGCTACGGGGTGCTCGCCGACATCGGCAGCGCCGTGCATGCGGGCCAGCCCGTGTCGGTCGCGACGGCCAACGTCAACGTGATCTGGCAGGGGTATGCGAACGAGGTCGTGCTGCGCAGCCTCGTGCACGCCTCGACCGCTCCGTTCGCGATCAACCTCACCGGCCCCGAGCTGCTGAGCGTGGAGTCGATCGCCCGTCGATTCGGCACCCTGTTCGACCGCGAGGTCACGATCGTCGACGAGCCCCAGCCCACCGCGCTGCTCAGCGATGCCCGGCGCTGCATGGCCCTGTTCGGCTACCCGTCCGTCTCGGCCGAGACGCTGATCGGGTTGCAGGCGGACTGGATCGAGAAGGGCCTACCGATGATCGCCAAGCCGACCAAGTGGGCCGTGCGGGACGGGAAGTTCTGA
- a CDS encoding carbohydrate ABC transporter permease encodes MTALLQPPTQAPATPPKMSTKQRRAYRALQPTGWGIVGRWIWLSLAGILSFFPFYAMVVLSLKPGMVVELPGSLLPFQDISFEAYEQVLAGQNILGWLGNTLIYSLVSVVAVLFLSALAGYAFAKKRFRGKEVMFWSFLAMVMVPFHVTLIPTFILMANLGGVDTYWGLILPSLANAQAVFLMRQFIQGLPDELFEAARIDGAGEFRIFLRIVLPLCKPILATLGIFVFLWHWNDFLWPLIIAKSNAMFTLTVGISSLQQQNVPLSTMLAGSVVALLPIFLAYLIAQRYVQEGVAGTGIKG; translated from the coding sequence ATGACCGCTCTGTTGCAGCCTCCGACCCAGGCACCGGCGACGCCGCCGAAGATGTCGACGAAGCAGCGTCGCGCCTACCGTGCGCTCCAGCCCACCGGATGGGGAATCGTCGGCCGGTGGATCTGGCTGAGCCTGGCCGGCATCCTCAGCTTCTTCCCGTTCTACGCGATGGTCGTGCTGAGCCTGAAGCCCGGCATGGTCGTCGAGCTCCCGGGTTCCCTGCTGCCCTTCCAGGACATCTCGTTCGAGGCCTACGAGCAGGTGCTCGCGGGACAGAACATCCTCGGCTGGCTCGGCAACACCCTCATCTACTCCCTCGTCTCGGTCGTCGCCGTGCTGTTCCTCTCGGCGCTCGCCGGCTACGCCTTCGCGAAGAAGCGCTTCCGCGGCAAGGAGGTGATGTTCTGGTCGTTCCTGGCGATGGTCATGGTGCCGTTCCACGTCACCCTCATCCCGACGTTCATCCTCATGGCAAACCTCGGCGGCGTCGACACGTACTGGGGTCTGATCCTGCCGTCGCTCGCGAACGCGCAGGCCGTGTTCCTGATGCGGCAGTTCATCCAGGGACTGCCGGATGAGCTGTTCGAGGCCGCCCGCATCGACGGCGCGGGGGAGTTCCGCATCTTCCTGCGGATCGTGCTCCCGCTGTGCAAGCCGATCCTGGCGACGCTGGGCATCTTCGTCTTCCTGTGGCACTGGAACGACTTCCTGTGGCCGCTCATCATCGCGAAGTCCAACGCGATGTTCACACTCACCGTCGGCATCTCGTCGCTGCAGCAGCAGAACGTCCCGCTGAGCACCATGCTCGCCGGATCCGTCGTGGCGCTGCTGCCCATCTTCCTCGCGTACCTCATCGCTCAGCGGTACGTGCAGGAGGGCGTGGCCGGTACGGGCATCAAGGGCTGA
- a CDS encoding carbohydrate ABC transporter permease: MTTATTAKRPAGRVTRVLARREARIAFLFVLPAFLLFIAFRFGPSIAGVALSFFDYDITGEISWRGLDHFQRMIADPLFWRAMGTTLIYTVCAVPIALVLSTVMALGVRRAFRGARFFRSIFFLPVITSLVLAGSIFVWIFSANGPWSALMAPLGLGGSWLGSTVLVIPAIVVVGVWSRFGYGMMILIAALQDVPRELEEAALVDGANAWQRFRYIILPVLRPTFFFLAVIETTAAFQVFDVIYVMTQGGPANASYSLVYMLYDQGFRYFDYGYAAAIGVALFIMTLVVALIQRLVIGKQK, encoded by the coding sequence ATGACGACGGCAACCACGGCGAAGAGGCCCGCAGGGCGGGTCACCCGGGTGCTCGCACGACGAGAGGCGCGGATCGCGTTCCTGTTCGTGCTCCCCGCCTTCCTCCTTTTCATCGCCTTCCGCTTCGGCCCGAGCATCGCCGGCGTGGCCCTGAGCTTCTTCGACTACGACATCACGGGTGAGATCTCGTGGCGTGGTCTCGACCATTTCCAGCGCATGATCGCCGATCCGCTGTTCTGGCGGGCGATGGGCACCACCCTCATCTACACGGTGTGCGCCGTGCCGATCGCGCTCGTGCTGTCCACCGTGATGGCACTGGGTGTGCGCCGTGCCTTCCGGGGCGCGCGCTTCTTCCGCTCGATCTTCTTCCTCCCCGTCATCACCTCTCTCGTGCTGGCCGGGTCGATCTTCGTCTGGATCTTCTCCGCGAACGGTCCGTGGTCGGCGCTGATGGCGCCGCTGGGGCTCGGCGGATCCTGGCTCGGCAGCACCGTGCTCGTGATCCCCGCGATCGTCGTCGTCGGTGTCTGGTCGCGCTTCGGCTACGGGATGATGATCCTCATCGCCGCGCTGCAGGACGTTCCCCGCGAGCTCGAGGAGGCGGCGCTGGTCGACGGCGCCAACGCCTGGCAGCGCTTCCGGTACATCATCCTCCCGGTGCTGCGTCCGACCTTCTTCTTCCTCGCGGTGATCGAGACGACCGCCGCTTTCCAGGTGTTCGACGTCATCTACGTGATGACCCAGGGCGGGCCGGCGAACGCCAGCTACTCGCTCGTGTACATGCTCTACGACCAGGGCTTCCGCTACTTCGACTACGGCTACGCGGCCGCGATCGGTGTGGCCCTGTTCATCATGACCCTCGTCGTCGCGCTCATCCAGCGCCTGGTGATCGGAAAGCAGAAATGA
- a CDS encoding ABC transporter substrate-binding protein, whose translation MRVSKITGVVAGFAAATLLAGCSAGGGNTAEGEQDITVWLYPVIADEAVHKDFWDSTIADFEKQNENINVKYEIFPWANRDEALQTAIAAGKGPDVVYLIPDQLAAYQKSIAPLNDLLSTERQDDLLPNVKKSVTLDGDILGAPILTSAQPLICNAAAFEAAGVTEYPETWDDVTAMAPAFTEKGMYALNYPASAENTLNLTYYPLLWQAGGEVYTKDGDVGFDSKEGVQALTFLTDLAEAGALDPEALTTNVPLEQTAVAQGKVACTWNNAVNEVVPFWGEENVKVMAPLTEKESVAYGTVGSLSVLKGSKAQDAAAKFVEYATGADVVEPYLKAAGYFSALSTTAPLYADDPLLGEVEKYVPDTTVGELNASSRALMGVLAPEIQAALLGDKTPEAALKDAATAAAPLIKK comes from the coding sequence ATGCGCGTCAGCAAGATCACCGGCGTCGTCGCGGGATTCGCGGCCGCCACCCTGTTGGCCGGATGTTCGGCCGGCGGAGGCAACACCGCAGAGGGTGAGCAGGACATCACGGTCTGGCTCTACCCGGTCATCGCCGACGAGGCGGTGCACAAGGACTTCTGGGACTCGACGATCGCCGACTTCGAGAAGCAGAACGAGAACATCAACGTGAAGTACGAGATCTTCCCGTGGGCGAACCGCGACGAAGCTCTCCAGACCGCGATCGCGGCCGGCAAGGGCCCCGACGTCGTCTACCTCATCCCCGACCAGCTCGCGGCGTACCAGAAGTCGATCGCCCCGCTCAACGATCTGTTGAGCACCGAGCGCCAGGATGATCTGCTGCCGAACGTGAAGAAGTCGGTCACGCTCGACGGAGACATCCTCGGGGCTCCGATTCTCACCAGCGCCCAGCCCCTCATCTGCAACGCCGCCGCGTTCGAGGCCGCGGGCGTCACCGAGTACCCCGAGACCTGGGATGACGTCACCGCGATGGCCCCCGCCTTCACGGAGAAGGGCATGTACGCCCTGAACTACCCGGCATCCGCGGAGAACACCCTCAACCTCACGTACTACCCGCTGCTGTGGCAGGCCGGTGGCGAGGTCTACACGAAGGACGGCGACGTCGGGTTCGACAGCAAGGAGGGCGTGCAGGCGCTCACCTTCCTCACCGACCTGGCCGAGGCGGGCGCTCTCGACCCCGAGGCGCTCACCACCAACGTCCCGCTCGAGCAGACCGCCGTCGCCCAGGGCAAGGTCGCGTGCACTTGGAACAACGCGGTCAACGAGGTCGTGCCCTTCTGGGGCGAGGAGAACGTCAAGGTGATGGCGCCGCTGACCGAGAAGGAGTCCGTGGCCTACGGCACGGTCGGATCGCTCTCGGTGCTCAAGGGCTCCAAGGCGCAGGATGCTGCGGCGAAGTTCGTCGAGTACGCCACCGGCGCCGACGTCGTCGAGCCGTACCTCAAGGCGGCCGGCTACTTCTCGGCGCTCAGCACCACCGCCCCGCTGTACGCGGACGACCCGCTGCTCGGCGAGGTCGAGAAGTACGTCCCCGACACCACGGTGGGCGAGCTCAACGCCTCGTCCCGCGCGCTCATGGGCGTGCTCGCGCCGGAGATCCAGGCAGCCCTCCTCGGGGACAAGACCCCGGAGGCTGCGCTGAAGGATGCCGCGACAGCCGCGGCACCGCTGATCAAGAAGTAA
- a CDS encoding ROK family transcriptional regulator codes for MAVTSPLSIVARSALQLRDVGPATVNDLSRSLEISRTSVENAVTVLAESGLIVDAPAQNGGGAGRPARRYSFHGAAGTVVGVDIGVASVRVVLADLSGLVIAQRSYSGVAAQPDGASKLAAVIDDVRRTLSAVSIPASKVRAVGVSLPGIVDDAGRVTTSVVIPEWSGIDIGSQLRQAFGCPVAVDNGVRLAAVAEHHLGVAQLVDDVIYLSVGNRIAMGLILGGRPRRGIHNAAGDIGRLAFRGLNTETGQISWRTAPTAAEVFAKARGGDEAAQRELDGFIDELAHGIATLTMTVDPAMIVIGGGLSAAHEQLLDPLRAALPGHLGLPFQVPIAEARLGAEAAAHGAVVHAFQRHAAEIYGIEDMPAPPITPLPIEAAGTDDTTVENTEEKQ; via the coding sequence ATGGCCGTGACCAGTCCGCTCTCGATCGTTGCGCGATCCGCTCTGCAGCTGCGCGATGTCGGGCCCGCGACCGTGAACGACCTGTCTCGTTCGCTCGAGATCTCGCGCACCTCGGTCGAGAACGCCGTGACCGTCCTGGCCGAGTCCGGGCTGATCGTCGACGCTCCTGCTCAGAACGGCGGCGGCGCCGGACGCCCCGCCCGCCGCTACTCCTTCCACGGCGCCGCTGGCACCGTGGTGGGGGTCGACATCGGGGTCGCGAGCGTGCGCGTGGTGCTCGCCGACCTGTCCGGACTCGTGATCGCGCAGCGCAGCTACTCCGGTGTGGCCGCGCAGCCCGACGGCGCCTCCAAGCTCGCCGCCGTGATCGACGATGTGCGCCGCACCCTCTCCGCCGTCTCCATCCCCGCCTCGAAGGTGCGCGCGGTCGGCGTCTCGCTCCCCGGCATCGTCGACGATGCGGGGCGCGTGACCACCTCCGTCGTCATCCCCGAATGGTCGGGCATCGACATCGGCTCACAGCTGCGGCAGGCCTTCGGCTGTCCGGTCGCCGTCGACAACGGCGTGCGCCTCGCAGCTGTCGCGGAACACCACCTCGGTGTCGCGCAGCTGGTCGACGACGTGATCTACCTCTCGGTCGGCAACCGCATCGCGATGGGACTGATCCTCGGCGGACGCCCGCGGCGCGGCATCCACAACGCCGCCGGCGACATCGGCCGGCTCGCCTTCCGGGGGCTGAACACCGAGACGGGTCAGATCTCGTGGCGCACGGCGCCGACCGCAGCCGAGGTGTTCGCGAAAGCCCGCGGTGGCGATGAGGCCGCCCAGCGGGAGCTCGACGGCTTCATCGACGAACTCGCCCACGGGATCGCCACCCTGACCATGACGGTCGACCCGGCCATGATCGTGATCGGCGGCGGACTGTCCGCAGCGCACGAGCAGCTGCTCGACCCGCTTCGGGCCGCCCTGCCCGGCCACCTCGGCCTGCCGTTCCAGGTGCCGATCGCCGAAGCGCGACTGGGCGCCGAGGCCGCCGCGCACGGAGCGGTCGTGCACGCGTTCCAGCGCCACGCCGCCGAGATCTACGGCATCGAGGACATGCCGGCCCCGCCGATCACCCCGCTGCCGATCGAGGCGGCCGGCACCGACGACACCACCGTCGAGAACACCGAGGAGAAGCAGTGA
- a CDS encoding Gfo/Idh/MocA family protein: MSTLKVGLIGAGGISRVHADAWRALGAEGYVTSLVGAEAIAEEYGFELVPDVDTLIGLVDIVDIVTPSSTHADFAQRAIARGLDVICEKPLAATAEAAATIARAAEEAGVRLFPAHVVRYMGEYAQIKAGIDAGRIGTLAVQRFSRAGSAPQTPWFFSESAGGGVIRDLMIHDIDQAVWFAGPVATVYAVQNPPTVDDRVPAPVTSHVVLTHRNGVISHIHGSWVAPGMPFRTSVEVAGSEGRLRYDSAEDNALRTDAVLPEGDTDYLPPMSPQESPYYAEIADFVAAVREGRDARVSPADGIEAVAVAEAAYASIAGGAPITLPERSAADAEEAAR, translated from the coding sequence GTGAGCACGTTGAAGGTCGGACTCATCGGCGCCGGGGGAATCTCCCGCGTGCACGCCGACGCCTGGCGGGCGCTCGGCGCCGAGGGGTACGTCACCTCTCTCGTGGGAGCCGAGGCGATCGCCGAGGAGTACGGATTCGAGCTGGTCCCCGATGTCGACACGCTCATCGGTCTGGTCGACATCGTCGACATCGTGACCCCGAGCAGCACCCACGCCGACTTCGCGCAGCGGGCCATCGCTCGCGGACTCGACGTGATCTGCGAGAAGCCGCTCGCGGCGACCGCCGAGGCCGCTGCGACCATCGCCCGCGCCGCAGAAGAGGCCGGTGTGCGGCTCTTCCCTGCCCACGTCGTGCGGTACATGGGTGAGTACGCCCAGATCAAGGCGGGCATCGACGCCGGTCGCATCGGCACGCTCGCCGTGCAGCGGTTCAGCCGCGCCGGCTCCGCCCCGCAGACCCCGTGGTTCTTCTCGGAGAGCGCCGGTGGCGGCGTGATCCGCGACCTGATGATCCACGACATCGACCAGGCGGTCTGGTTCGCCGGTCCCGTCGCGACGGTCTATGCGGTGCAGAACCCGCCGACGGTCGATGACCGCGTGCCCGCCCCCGTGACCTCGCATGTCGTGCTGACGCACCGCAACGGCGTGATCAGCCACATCCACGGCAGTTGGGTCGCGCCGGGCATGCCCTTCCGCACGAGCGTCGAGGTCGCAGGTTCCGAGGGACGCCTGCGCTACGACAGCGCCGAGGACAACGCGCTGCGCACCGACGCCGTGCTCCCCGAGGGTGACACCGACTATCTGCCGCCGATGTCTCCGCAGGAGAGTCCGTACTACGCCGAGATCGCCGACTTCGTCGCCGCTGTGCGCGAGGGCCGTGACGCGAGGGTCAGCCCCGCCGACGGCATCGAGGCCGTGGCCGTGGCCGAGGCCGCGTACGCCTCGATCGCCGGCGGAGCCCCGATCACCCTGCCCGAACGCTCCGCCGCCGACGCCGAGGAGGCCGCCCGATGA
- a CDS encoding Gfo/Idh/MocA family protein — MNTPVPLRIAVLSFAHTHSLSYVHALKAMPGVELVAADPDGAAAADDALRGAALAAELGVAYVDTYDEAFAWKPDAVVIAAENSRHRALVERAAAAGVHVLCEKPLATTVEDAAAMQEACERAGVILMVAYPVRFAPSVRDAITELRSGRLGKVLGVTGINNGKLPQDRAWFTDPELAGGGALVDHVVHCADLLDELLGERAQSVRAVSNSILHAERELEVETGGLVSIRYPSGVIATIDCSWSWPMSSATWGGLTLQVVAERGTVTVSPFAKGVAGHDAHGETWSPVGADLDALLLDEFVHAVREGRQPQPDAGVGIRTVEIATAAQASASRGGEVVTL; from the coding sequence ATGAACACTCCCGTCCCGCTGCGGATCGCCGTGCTCTCGTTCGCGCACACGCACTCGCTCAGCTACGTGCACGCGCTGAAAGCGATGCCGGGCGTCGAGCTGGTCGCCGCCGATCCCGACGGCGCCGCGGCTGCCGACGACGCGCTCCGGGGCGCGGCCCTGGCCGCCGAGCTCGGCGTCGCGTACGTCGACACCTACGACGAGGCCTTCGCCTGGAAGCCCGACGCCGTGGTGATCGCCGCCGAGAACTCCCGCCACCGCGCCCTCGTCGAGCGCGCGGCCGCTGCCGGGGTGCACGTGCTGTGCGAGAAGCCGCTGGCCACCACGGTCGAGGATGCCGCCGCGATGCAGGAGGCCTGCGAGCGTGCCGGCGTGATCCTCATGGTCGCCTACCCTGTGCGCTTCGCGCCGAGCGTGCGCGACGCGATCACCGAGCTGCGCAGCGGGCGCCTCGGGAAGGTCCTCGGCGTCACCGGCATCAACAACGGGAAGCTCCCGCAGGACCGCGCCTGGTTCACCGATCCGGAACTGGCCGGAGGCGGCGCGCTGGTCGACCACGTCGTGCACTGCGCCGACCTGCTCGACGAGCTCCTGGGCGAGCGGGCCCAGTCGGTGCGCGCCGTGTCGAACAGCATCCTGCACGCCGAGCGCGAGCTCGAGGTCGAGACCGGCGGACTCGTCTCGATCCGGTACCCGAGCGGCGTCATCGCCACGATCGACTGCTCCTGGAGCTGGCCGATGAGCTCGGCCACCTGGGGAGGGCTGACCCTCCAGGTCGTCGCCGAGCGCGGCACCGTCACCGTCAGCCCCTTCGCCAAGGGCGTCGCCGGGCATGATGCGCACGGCGAGACCTGGAGCCCGGTGGGCGCCGACCTCGACGCGCTGCTGCTCGACGAGTTCGTGCACGCCGTGCGCGAGGGCCGGCAGCCGCAGCCCGACGCCGGCGTGGGCATCCGCACGGTCGAGATCGCCACGGCCGCCCAGGCCTCTGCCTCCCGCGGTGGCGAGGTCGTCACGCTCTGA